In Deltaproteobacteria bacterium, the genomic window GGTTTGAGATCGGCAATAGGCTCGTGATTTCGGTTCCCATAGGTACTCTCCATGATCATCAGATCGACTTCCCGGTCTTCCTCCGGAAAATGCAAGGTGGGATCTCTGAGTATGGGCTTTCCGAAACGGCCCAGGTCTCCCGTGTAGCCGATCGTATGGCTTCGGCCATTTTCTTTTGCCTTGATGATACTGATGGCGGATCCTAGTATGTGTCCTGCTTCGTAGAACGTGCAGTTCACATCTTTGCCTATGGTTATTGGATGTTCATAGGGAACGCCGTCAAAAAAACCCAGGGACTGTTCCGCTTCCGCATAGGTGTATAAAGGATGGACGGCTTCCAGGTGGTACTTTTGGATCAGCTCCTGGATCGCCTCCCTGTGGATCTCATTTCCGTCTTTCTTAAGGATTCTTTTGATCTGGTTCATCATCCGCTTGGATACGGTCTTGGTCCGAAGAGACTGCTTCATTTGGTAGAGAAACGAGCGAACCCGCTTGTAATTAAGGTAGTCGGCGTCCGATTCCTGGATCTTGGCGCTGTCCAGAAGAAGGTATTCACACGCATCGGCCGTAGCGGATGTGCATACGACCCGGCCGAAAAAGTCTCTCCCCGTCAGCACCGGAATGCGTCCGGAATGGTCTATGTGGGCATGAGAGAGAATCAGGTTTGTAATAATTCCGGGATCGAAAGGCAGAATCCGGTTTTTCTCTTCGCTCTCTTTTCTGTGGCCCTGAAACATCCCGCAGTCCAGCAGGATTCGATCTTCGTCCGTAGTCAACAGATGCATCGAACCGGTGACTTCTCTGACCGCGCCATAAAACGTGACATTCATATCGTTCTCCGCATATTCGATCCGGAACGTGTCTGAACTCGGACCCTCTAAACTTCGCTCACCCGGATAAGCAAACCGGAACTCGTCCCCATCCGGACTTATTAACTCGAATGGCCTCCCGTTTACAACGGCGTTCTCAACTTTGCCCGGCGGGCTTCTTCGGGGTAAACCGCGGCGGTAAGCGCCTATGATCCGAAGCTGAACCCAATCGCGGGTGACGGCGCTTTGGCGAACCTATGACCGATGAACCTCCTGAGTGCCCTATATATAGTATAGTATGCACGGCGAGTACACCGTATCTTGAATTTTAGCTTTACAAACTCACATCGATTTGATAGCCTCGCTCCAATGATGTATGTGTAAGCTCTGTTCACCCTGGACCGATGAGCAAGGACCGTGCCTTGAAAATAAAGCAATTGGAAATTCGAGGTTTTAAATCCTTCCTGGATAAGACCGTCATCGAACTTCCCGAGGGCATGAGCGCCGTGGTCGGTCCCAACGGGTGCGGAAAGAGCAACATTGTTGACGCCATCCGATGGGCCCTGGGCGAGCAGAGCGCCGGGCGCCTCCGAGGCCGGCAGATGGAGGACGTGATCTTCAGCGGAGCCGATGGACACAAGCCTTTTGGCATGGCCGAGGTATCGCTGATCTTCTCGAACGACAACGGACACTCGCCCCCCGCCTACCGTGGTTTCAGCGAAATCATGGTTACACGCCGGCTTTTCCGATCAGGGGAAAGCGAATATCTCATCAATAAATCGCCCTGCCGCTTAAAAGACATCCACGAGGTTTTCTGGGATACAGGCCTTGGAAACCGGAATTATTCCGTTATCGAACAGGGCAAAGTGAGCTCCATCATCGACATGAAGCCCGAGGAGCGTCGCACCCTTGTGGAAGAGGCGGCGGGAGTCAGCAAATACAAGAATCGAAAACGGGAAGCGCTTCAAAAGATGGAGCAGGCGCAGCAGAACCTGGTTCGCCTGAACGACATTCTGACCGAAGTGTCGCGCCAACTTGATTCACTCAAACGGCAGGCGGCCAAAGCCCGCCGATACGAGATTATAAAGCAGCGCATCCGCGGACTCGAGCTGTCCCTGGCCTTCAACGACTTCGCGATACTGCGCAGCACGGGAACGGAACTTCGGGGTCGCTCGGATCGGCTCGAAAAGGAACGCGAGCGCTATCAGACTCAATGGGTCGCAACCAAGGCGCAGCTCGAAGCCGTTAAATTGCTGTTTCAAGAGCAGGAAGACGCCATTCGGGACCAGGACAAGCAGCTATATGAACTAAAGCATCGCATCCAGGAAGCTGAAAACGAAATCGAACGCCGAAGACAGCGGATTGAGGACCTGAAACGTCGCGAAGACGACGCGCGTAACGATATTGCCATACACCAGTCAAGGCGATTCAAAATGGAGGACGAAAGCCTTCAACTTCAGCGATCCCTCGAGAAAATCGTGTCTGAACAGCAGAGTCAGACGGCATTGCTGGGAACCGTGGAAGCGAATCTCGGAAAACGCGCCGGCGAAGTGGCTCGGGTCGAAGAGCGACTCGATCGTGAAAAGCGCGCGTTGCTTGCTCTGACCGGCAAAGAATCGGATCTCCGAAACCGGAAACAGCGTTTGGAAGACCTTCGAGGCGAACTGGAACGTCGCAAAGAAGCCTTGGACAGAGAAACGGAAGACTTGACACTGGAAAGTGAAACGGTTGAAAGCGCTCTGTCCCGAACCCTCGATGAAGTCAGCAATCTGGAAGAGGAGCGTTCCGATCTCGAAGCGAACCTGGAAGAAGAAAAGGCCCTATTAACCTCGTTGAAACATCAGATGGCGGAAGCGGATGCGCGTTCCCGCGAGAGGGAGCGCGAGCTGGACGCGGTGCGGAACCGTTTGCACACCTTGAAAGAGCTTTGGGACAGGCTCGAGTACTTCGACGCAGGTGTGAAGAGCCTGATGAAGGAGGCGCACGAACACCCCGAAAGGATACGGGGAGTCGTCGGACTGGTGGCGGATGTCATTCATACCTCCCGCGAGTACGAAACGGCTCTTGAAGCCGCTTTGGGTCCCAAGTTGCAGGCGGTTCTCGTTGAAAACAGCGATCAGGCGGTGGACAACATATTGAACATGAAAGACAAATTCCAGGGCCGGGTCGCTCTCGTCCCTCTCCGGACGCATAGAAAGGCGTCGTGCGGTTCCACCGACCCGCCCCCGGACATCACTTCCCCCCCGCTGCTTCATCAGCACGTGCGGGTGTCTGAAATATCCCTTAACGGTCTGGCGAAGCGACTACTCGATAATGTGTGCCTAGTACCGGACTTGAAGCAGGCCGTTTCCCTTCATGAACACTCCGGTCTCCCGGTGGTCACGTTGACCGGAGAAATGGTGAGTCATGACGGAGTGTTATCCGCCGGAAAAGGCAAGAACGGTCACTCGGGCATTCTTGCCAAGAAACGGGAGATCGAAGATCTCGATCATCGGGAAGGCGAACTGAAACAAGCATCCGCGGAGCTCAAACGCGCAGCCGAAGATGTGCGGAATCAACTCGATTTCCACATGGAACAATTGGAGGGTCTCCAGGAGCAATCATCACGCTTACAGGACAGGCTGAAGAGTTTGGAACAAGAAAGCTTCCGGCGCCAGGAGAAACACCGAGTTCTCAGGCAACGCATCTCCGTGACCCGGGAGGAAGCGGGTCGATTGGACGAGGAAATTCTGCAGTTGGACGAGAAGGCTGAACATACCGTCGAAGAGTTGGAACAAGCCTCCGTCGATAAGTCGAGGCAGGATGAACTCCTGGCCGAACTGAAACAGACGTACGGCTCCTTGAAAAGAAACATCGACGGGCTCAAGGACGAGCTGTATCAAAAACGTCTCGAGGCCCAGTCTTTGACCGAGAAAAGGCGGCACCTGGAAAAGGAAGTGGAGCGAACGAAGCAGTTTCTCGAAGATTCGGACACTCGGATCCAAAACCTTCAGGCTCGAGTCGAGGAGTGTCGAAAAGAACAGGAAAACCTCTTCGATCTGGACCAGCGATCGACCGAGGAAATCACCGGTTTATACGAGATCCTGGAAGCTGCAAAGAACAAGCTGCTCGAACTTCACTCAAGACAGGAAGAAACGGAAGACACGCTGAGGAAACTGCAAGAGGATACGGACGCCTTTGAACAGGGAACTTCGAAAGTCAAGGAGGCGTTGTCCGCCCTGCAAGTTGAGATTGCCGAAAACCGTGTGAACATCGAACACCTGATTCGAGACATTGAAACCCGATATGGAATTCGCCTGGACCAGGCCACTACTTTTAGTGTAGAAGAGGTGGACTCAGATTCCGCCCTGGCTGAGGTTCGACAGTTGCGGGAGCGGATGTCCGGCATGGGAGAGGTGAATCCCACGGCCGTGGCGGAATATGACGCTCTGGTCGAGCGCTTCGAGTTCCTATCAGGACAAAGAAACGACCTGGTGGCTTCCATCGAAGATCTCCATACCAGCATCAAGAAGATCAACCAAGTGTGCCGCCATAATATCCTGGAAACGCTGGACAAGGTCAATGTAAACCTGAAAGAGGTGTTTCCCGTTCTGTTCGGAGGCGGCCATGCGGCGCTCAGGCTGACGGATCCGGCGAGGGTTCTGGAATCGGGCATTGAAATCGATGTCCAGCCTCCGGGCAAAAACCTGACCGTCATGGGTCTTATGTCCGGAGGAGAAAAGGCTCTCACGGCGCTGGCGCTGCTGTTTTCCCTGTACCTGATCAAGCCCTCTCCCTTTTATCTTCTTGATGAAATCGACGCCCCCCTCGACGAGGCGAACGTCGACCGCTTCAACAAACTTCTTAGAAAGATGGCCTGCGATTCACAGGTCATCCTGGTTACGCATAGCAGAAGAACGATGGAAGTGGTTGACAAGCTGTTTGGAGTCACAATGGAGCGGCCGGGTGTAAGTACGCTTGTCTCGGTGAATCTAAAAGAGGTAGCAGTTGAATGACAGGACGTTTACGCAGTTGGTTCCGGAAGAACAAAGATAAAGACAACGTGCCGGCGCAGGATGAAGCGCCGACGCCGGAGCTTGATGGAGATATAACCCAGATTTCGGATGCCCCAGGACTCGACATGAAGGCTTCCGTTGATCCTGCCGTAGAACAAGCAGTGGATTTAGATGAAGCGGAGGACACGCATTCCAGCCGGGGGCCAAGCGGTCTCCAGGAAGCGACAATTCCCGAAACCCCAAAGCAAAAAAAGGACCCGGACGATCAACCGGCTGGGTTTCTGGCCAAGCTTCGGAGCCGGCTGACAAAGACCCGAGCCTCTTTTATCGGCGGGGTGGATCGGCTGGTCCACGGCAAGAAAACCATAGATGATGAGTTGCTCGAGGATCTTGAAGAACTGCTCGTGACATCGGACCTGGGCGTTCGGACCACCATGGATCTCGTGGAGTCCATCCAGAAAAAAGTCAACCGCAAGGAACTGGTGGACCCCCGAAAACTGAGATCCGTGCTCCAGGAGGAGATTTTGAATCTCCTCAATCTCGAGGTGTCTCCTCTGGATTTCTCTCGCCGTCCGACGGTCATCATGGTCGTGGGCGTCAACGGCACCGGGAAGACTACAACCATAGGCAAGCTTGCACGGCGTTTCCGGAACGAAGGCCGAACCGTGATGCTGGCTGCGGCGGATACCTTCCGGGCGGCGGCCATCGAGCAATTGGAAGTGTGGGCAACGCGTTCGGAATCCAGCCTGATCAAGCATCAACACGGGTCCGACCCGAGCGCCGTGGCTTATGACGCCATCGAGGCGGCTCGCGCCCGACAGGTGGACGTGCTCATCATTGACACCGCCGGGCGCCTTCACACGCAAAAAAACCTCATGGAGCAACTCAAGAAGATGCACCGGGTGATCGCCGGCAGAATGGAGGGAGCGCCCCATGAGGTTTTGCTGGTGCTGGATTCCACAACGGGCCAGAACGCCCTTTCCCAGGCGAAACTGTTCCACGAGGCGCTGGGAGTGACGGGTCTGGTCCTGACCAAGCTCGACGGAACCGCCAAGGGCGGCATCGTGGTGGCCATTTTGAGGGAAATGGGGATTCCAATACGGTTCATAGGCATAGGTGAAGCTGTCGATGACCTGCGCGATTTCGATCCCCCGCAGTTCGTGGAGGCCATATTCAAGGAATAGAGAATCCCAGGAGAACTGATTCGTCTATTTATCCGGAAAAGCTATATTTCAGGGAGGTCGTATGCTCTCGCCAACCTCGTTCTTCAATCTCGAATCTCCGGAAATCGCAGACCTGTTTCAGGACCTGGCATACGTCTGGGAGGCCCTTCCGCTTCTATCGACCTACCTGAGCAGAGTGATGCAGCCTAACGTGGCCGAAATCCGCCGATTGGAAGGAGACCTCGTACAGCGTCCCTATGCGATTTGGCAAGGTCGGGTGTACTCGCAGGGGATCTCCTTTTCGCACGGAGATCCGGCCCGCCATTCGTTCAAGGTCTCTTTGGGGGATGAAGAACTGCCGGGCGCGGCAGCGATCTATCCAGGGGTGGCCCTGCTTTCGGATGATATTGAATTGGGTCCGGGGGCCGTCGTCGAGCCGGGCGCCTTTATCGCCGGCCCAACTCGAATCGGGGAACAAAGCATCGTCCGCCAGGCCGCTTACATTCGGGGTAAATGCCTTGTGGGTCGGTGTTGCGTGGTGGGGCACGCCACAGAAATGAAGAACTCCGTCATGCTGGACCATGCCAAAGCCGGCCATTTTGCTTATATAGGGGACAGCATTCTGGGAATCGATACCAACCTGGGGGCAGGAACGAAATTGGCCAACCTCAAGTTCCTTGACTCGCCCATCCGGATACGAATCGCTCCAAAGGAGACCGTGGAAATCCCTTTTCGAAAGCTGGGCGCTATCCTCGGAGACCGTGCCCAGACCGGGTGCAACAGCGTGACCAATCCGGGTACGTTACTGGGAAAGGGTTCGCTGTTGGCTCCCAATACCACGGCGAAAGCTCAATACTACCCTCCCCGTTCCGTGGTCCGGTGAGTTTCTGTGGAACCGCCCTGGGAAATCCTGCGAAAGACGTTATCGCGCGAGGACATATACGCCCTGAAGGACGCGGCCCGGGCTTCCACGCTACTCCACCCGGAAAGCGGTCTCCTTCCTCAAATCATCCTGATTTTGGCCCTTAACGAAACTTTCCGACTCGACGAACTGGTTCGGCTCCGGGTCGAAAACGTAGACCTGTCCCGCAAACAACCCAAAATCTGGGTGGAGAACCCCGGCGGAACATCGAAACGCATGGTCACCATCTCCCGGGATCTCCGGGAGCTGCTCGTCGAGTTCATTCGCTGGAAAAAGGCCGTCTGCCCGCGAACCACCCCTGACCTTGACTACCTCTTCACGGACCGGTCCGGAAAACGGCTGGACGCCGGAAGTCTGGAAGCCTTCCTTGCGCGGCTGGTGTCGGAAGCGGAAATAAGAAAAAATTCCTGAGCCCGAGAAATTATAAGCCCTTCAAGAACTCGATGACGGAGCGGTTGAACGAGGCCGCTTCTTCCATGAAAAACAGATGCCCTAAGCCCCGCATGAGTTCCAGCTTCGAACCGGGTATGGCTTCATGAAGACGTCTCGCCATGTCCGGCCGGATGAGCAAATCCCCCTCCCCGTGAAGAATGAAGGTGGGCTGAACGATTTCGGACAGCCGGTCGCATAGGTCAAACCGGGCGATCGCCTTCATCTGATTGACAAAAGTGGACATGGGGGGACGGTATTTCAGGCTCTCCCGAACGTAGCGATCACAAATCTCCGGCCTCTCACGAATGGTCTTATCGGAAAACAGCACCGGCACGGAACGCCGAACATTATCCTCGTCGGAAAGCTCGGGAAGCGTTTTGAACATCTCGGCGACCTTCGGATCCGGATTGAAGCCTCTGGTTCCTTCGCAGGTCGTGCATCCGAGGACCAGGCTTCGTACGGTCTGCGGCGCGTCCAGAGCCGCCTGCATGGCAATCATGCCGCCCATGGAGATTCCCAGGAGGTGAGCGGCGCCCAGATCCAGCCGCTCGACGATTCCGATCACGTCTCCGGCCATGTCGGCAATGGTATACGGCGCTTCCGGCTTGTCGCTGTCTCCGGTGCCACGGTTATCCATGGCAATGACCCGAAAATGGGCCGACAAATCGGGCGCCTGGTCGTACCACAGGGCCCCTGAATTTGCATAACCGCGGATAAGGACGAGCGGCGCTCCGTCGCCCTGTTCGTGGTAGGCGATGTTCAGCCCATTGGCGCGGATGGTAGGCATCACAGATTCCTCTGCTGTTGCTGCATCTATTCTGTTTTCTTTGGGGAATGTTTGGAAATGAGGCCCTACAACGGGCGCTCCAACCATCGGCTGCGTCGCTGCCAGAATTCATTTATGGCGGTTTCGTTGGCTACGCCCCAATGTATGATGCAGCATTTCTCGGGTGCGTCCGCCCGAAACTCGAGCGTGTGGGAACCCTCGTCCAAATGGCCCACCTGTATCACGGCCGGGTTTTCCGGCATGATCTCGAGCCGGTCCGGTTCTCCAGTGGACTCACCCACCGCATACGTCTTGATGGAACTGTCATCCAGAACAATCTCAAGCCGATTGGCGCCCGAGGTTTCCGAGCTGGACAATACCAGTGAAACGAGGAGGTAATATTCCCCGGAGCGAGTCACCTGAAACGTATATGGGTAAGGACCCGGGTTTACTTTTTCGGGAGGCAGGTCACACTGAACATTCCGATTGCGCTTGACGTCCTCCACGGCCCCCCCTCGTCCCTGATATTCCAGGGCGAGGGCGGGCGCGTTCCGCGTTCTCGGCGCGCACGCCGGGCATAGGAATATCAGCAGCAGGAGAACGAGCAATATCGCTCGGATTCCTACTGCTCGTGCATATTCAAGTTGTTGACCCGGAAAAAACATCCTTACCCTTACCTATCGTCGCGAACCGCAGCGAAGGCAAACCCCCCATAAAGGCTTCTCCACTGGGCGGACTTCTTTTGCCTGCCCAAAACCGCCTCTCCGCGAGCCGGCCCCCGGAACGTTCCCGGAGATGGCCCTAAACAAAAAAGAAGTTCATAGAAACGTGTTTTCGACTCAGAGACCCGAGGGTTTGCACAGAATTTCCCTAATTTTCATGTCGAAAAACTGGGCGCTGTTCACCGGACGGAGCACCACGGCCGTATCCGCGCCGCGGCCCGAGCCCGCCACGGCAATCACATCTTCGTCCGTTCGCACCAGGCCGGCGTCCGCGGCCATCATCGAGATTTCCGCCACCACTTTCAGGCCCTGGCCCAAAATTCGAAGGGTAAAGGCCATCACCTCATCCACCTGAAACGAGCCTGTTTTGTTTCGGAACGCGCGCCCCACTCCCCCGAATGCGTGACCGGCGGTGAGGATCTTGACGCCCTTCTCTCCCAAACTACGCGCCGCTTCTCCGGAAAGCTCCTGGGCGTTGGGTTCCTTGAACCCGGTCACGTGCGTAACCGCTATGACCTCCACGCCCTCGGGCAAAACTTCCCGGGCCTTGAGAGCCGTATCTCCGGTGCAGGTGGCCACCACGGCCCGTTTGATCCCGAGCGCTTCCGCACGCCTGGAAGCCGCTTCCAATGTCGCTTGCGTGTTACCAGGACCCGGTTTCTTGAAATACACACATTCCAGAACGTCGTATTCAGACGACTTCATAAGCGTTCTCCCTTGCAGAATGAGATTGGTATATTAAATCATAAAGAATGGGAAAAAACCAGCGCCAACCCGGTCCTGCGGCAATTCTCGGTGAAGGGCGGAGATGAGCGTTGCCGGGCGGCTTTGGGGTGCCGCCAGTTATTTTAGCGGGGGGGGGACGTGTAAATAAGCGGTCCGATAAGCGACATTCGGGCGTGGGAGACCGACGGAACTCAGGCTCCGCAGCGAGGAATACAATTTTTGATTATCCCTTCCTATCCGGATCGAGTGGGCCTGAGAACGGCTGAGCAGTGGACCAACATCGAGGAACGGTTCGGCCGCCGGTGCTCCGGGGATAACAGTAACGCCCTCAACGGCCGTGGGATCGAGAGACCTGTCAGTGGGTCCTTTTAAGTTTGTTGTTGAAGGCGCTACAAACCCGCGGACTTCTCCGGGTGGTCGAGAGGTTCAAGAGCCCAGGACCGTCTTCCGGGCGGAAGACTGGGTCAGGATCGGGATTTGAGGGTCTCCAAAGTGGAGAGAACCATGCACCGGGTCACCCATGCCAGACAGCGGTAAAAGTCCGACCGTGTCTCTTCCATGATCCTTTGGGTAAATGGGGACACCCAGGCTGCCAGATGCTGTTCCAGGAAAACTCTTTGCCTGTCCGCATAATACGAGGCTTGCTCCATATTCGACATTCCTAAAGCCTCTGACTCCCGTTGGGCCAGGAACTGGACGAATTCGAGCTCCACCGCGATGTGGTCGGGAGCCTCCAGGAACCCTTTTGAAAGGTCCAATCCCTCCCTAGTGTAAAAATCCGCTGCATCGT contains:
- a CDS encoding alpha/beta fold hydrolase; the protein is MPTIRANGLNIAYHEQGDGAPLVLIRGYANSGALWYDQAPDLSAHFRVIAMDNRGTGDSDKPEAPYTIADMAGDVIGIVERLDLGAAHLLGISMGGMIAMQAALDAPQTVRSLVLGCTTCEGTRGFNPDPKVAEMFKTLPELSDEDNVRRSVPVLFSDKTIRERPEICDRYVRESLKYRPPMSTFVNQMKAIARFDLCDRLSEIVQPTFILHGEGDLLIRPDMARRLHEAIPGSKLELMRGLGHLFFMEEAASFNRSVIEFLKGL
- a CDS encoding tyrosine-type recombinase/integrase, with amino-acid sequence MEPPWEILRKTLSREDIYALKDAARASTLLHPESGLLPQIILILALNETFRLDELVRLRVENVDLSRKQPKIWVENPGGTSKRMVTISRDLRELLVEFIRWKKAVCPRTTPDLDYLFTDRSGKRLDAGSLEAFLARLVSEAEIRKNS
- the smc gene encoding chromosome segregation protein SMC, which encodes MKIKQLEIRGFKSFLDKTVIELPEGMSAVVGPNGCGKSNIVDAIRWALGEQSAGRLRGRQMEDVIFSGADGHKPFGMAEVSLIFSNDNGHSPPAYRGFSEIMVTRRLFRSGESEYLINKSPCRLKDIHEVFWDTGLGNRNYSVIEQGKVSSIIDMKPEERRTLVEEAAGVSKYKNRKREALQKMEQAQQNLVRLNDILTEVSRQLDSLKRQAAKARRYEIIKQRIRGLELSLAFNDFAILRSTGTELRGRSDRLEKERERYQTQWVATKAQLEAVKLLFQEQEDAIRDQDKQLYELKHRIQEAENEIERRRQRIEDLKRREDDARNDIAIHQSRRFKMEDESLQLQRSLEKIVSEQQSQTALLGTVEANLGKRAGEVARVEERLDREKRALLALTGKESDLRNRKQRLEDLRGELERRKEALDRETEDLTLESETVESALSRTLDEVSNLEEERSDLEANLEEEKALLTSLKHQMAEADARSRERERELDAVRNRLHTLKELWDRLEYFDAGVKSLMKEAHEHPERIRGVVGLVADVIHTSREYETALEAALGPKLQAVLVENSDQAVDNILNMKDKFQGRVALVPLRTHRKASCGSTDPPPDITSPPLLHQHVRVSEISLNGLAKRLLDNVCLVPDLKQAVSLHEHSGLPVVTLTGEMVSHDGVLSAGKGKNGHSGILAKKREIEDLDHREGELKQASAELKRAAEDVRNQLDFHMEQLEGLQEQSSRLQDRLKSLEQESFRRQEKHRVLRQRISVTREEAGRLDEEILQLDEKAEHTVEELEQASVDKSRQDELLAELKQTYGSLKRNIDGLKDELYQKRLEAQSLTEKRRHLEKEVERTKQFLEDSDTRIQNLQARVEECRKEQENLFDLDQRSTEEITGLYEILEAAKNKLLELHSRQEETEDTLRKLQEDTDAFEQGTSKVKEALSALQVEIAENRVNIEHLIRDIETRYGIRLDQATTFSVEEVDSDSALAEVRQLRERMSGMGEVNPTAVAEYDALVERFEFLSGQRNDLVASIEDLHTSIKKINQVCRHNILETLDKVNVNLKEVFPVLFGGGHAALRLTDPARVLESGIEIDVQPPGKNLTVMGLMSGGEKALTALALLFSLYLIKPSPFYLLDEIDAPLDEANVDRFNKLLRKMACDSQVILVTHSRRTMEVVDKLFGVTMERPGVSTLVSVNLKEVAVE
- a CDS encoding MBL fold metallo-hydrolase; the protein is MNVTFYGAVREVTGSMHLLTTDEDRILLDCGMFQGHRKESEEKNRILPFDPGIITNLILSHAHIDHSGRIPVLTGRDFFGRVVCTSATADACEYLLLDSAKIQESDADYLNYKRVRSFLYQMKQSLRTKTVSKRMMNQIKRILKKDGNEIHREAIQELIQKYHLEAVHPLYTYAEAEQSLGFFDGVPYEHPITIGKDVNCTFYEAGHILGSAISIIKAKENGRSHTIGYTGDLGRFGKPILRDPTLHFPEEDREVDLMIMESTYGNRNHEPIADLKPSLRKVIADTHIRGGSLIIPSFAFGRTQELIYILHEIYHEDRGLRIPIYLDSPLATKLTEVFGRHPEVYDRQAHSDFLEKGENPFFFKEFQFVTSVDQSMALMRERRPHIVIASSGMCEGGRILHHLRYKIHNEQNTILIVGYMARNTLGRRILELGLDYERSGRKGQPPMVTFHNKAYPLKARVIELGGFSAHGDKDELLCFLQKSNLRIKRVALVHGEEEQSLAFADILKGAGFAVTVPRLGQVIRLH
- the ftsY gene encoding signal recognition particle-docking protein FtsY; translated protein: MKASVDPAVEQAVDLDEAEDTHSSRGPSGLQEATIPETPKQKKDPDDQPAGFLAKLRSRLTKTRASFIGGVDRLVHGKKTIDDELLEDLEELLVTSDLGVRTTMDLVESIQKKVNRKELVDPRKLRSVLQEEILNLLNLEVSPLDFSRRPTVIMVVGVNGTGKTTTIGKLARRFRNEGRTVMLAAADTFRAAAIEQLEVWATRSESSLIKHQHGSDPSAVAYDAIEAARARQVDVLIIDTAGRLHTQKNLMEQLKKMHRVIAGRMEGAPHEVLLVLDSTTGQNALSQAKLFHEALGVTGLVLTKLDGTAKGGIVVAILREMGIPIRFIGIGEAVDDLRDFDPPQFVEAIFKE
- a CDS encoding molecular chaperone TorD family protein; translation: MNSIFPSLAGSKAIAFRMVADCYYAPDPGLLERVDGLEGILAPLTEEGARWAGAMRDTLSVSQDWTPLLVEYSRLFVGPFRLPAPPYGSVYLEQENRVMGLSTNDAADFYTREGLDLSKGFLEAPDHIAVELEFVQFLAQRESEALGMSNMEQASYYADRQRVFLEQHLAAWVSPFTQRIMEETRSDFYRCLAWVTRCMVLSTLETLKSRS
- a CDS encoding glucose-1-phosphate thymidylyltransferase, which codes for MLSPTSFFNLESPEIADLFQDLAYVWEALPLLSTYLSRVMQPNVAEIRRLEGDLVQRPYAIWQGRVYSQGISFSHGDPARHSFKVSLGDEELPGAAAIYPGVALLSDDIELGPGAVVEPGAFIAGPTRIGEQSIVRQAAYIRGKCLVGRCCVVGHATEMKNSVMLDHAKAGHFAYIGDSILGIDTNLGAGTKLANLKFLDSPIRIRIAPKETVEIPFRKLGAILGDRAQTGCNSVTNPGTLLGKGSLLAPNTTAKAQYYPPRSVVR